In Burkholderia lata, the DNA window CGTCGACGAGCACCGAGCTCGTCGCGCCGTTTGCGAGCGTATCGGATGTCAGCACGCCGGCCGTCGCGCCCTTGAGCGTCGTACCGGTCAACGCGAGCACGCCGCCGCTGTCGGCGGTCGCGCCGTTGCCGGCGGCGCTGGCGATCGTCGAGCCCGTATCGCCGATGCGGCCGCCGTTCTGCGCGACGAGGCCGTCGGCTGTCGTGCCCGACGTGGTGATCTTCGTACCCGACAGCAGCGCGGTCGCGCCGCCGGTCGTCACGATCGCGGCAGAACCCGCGCCGGTCGTCGCGACGGTCGTGCCGTTGGCCGCCAGCGTCGAATCCGCGCCCGACACGAAGAAGCCGCGCGCGTTGTCGCCGGTGGTCCTGACGACGGTCGCCGCATCGGCTGCGATGCGTGCGCCGGCCCCCGTCGACGACAGGCCGTCGGCGCCAGCGCCCGTCGTGCCGATCTGCGTGCCGGACAGCGCGATCGTCGCGTTCGTCCCCTGGTTGTCGATCCCCTTGCCCGAGCCGCCGACCGCGATCGACGTCGCGCCGGCCGCGAGCCCGCCGCCCGTCACGGTCGAGTCGATCAGCACGCCGTCGGCGCTGCCGTTCGCGATCACGGTGCCGGCGCCCGACAGCGCGACCGATGCGCCGGCGCCCGTCAGGTGGACGCCGGCGATGCCGTCGTCGGCTTCGATCGAACCGGTGTTGGTGAGCGTCGCCGACGCGCCCTGGACGAGCGCGCCGGTGCCGTCGGATACGCGGATCGTCGACGCGTTGCTCGCCGTGCCGAGCGTGCCGATCACGACGCCGGTCGAGCCGGCGCCCGTCAGCAGCACCGTTTCGCGGTTCTCGAGCGTGCCGAGGTTCTGCGCGACGAAGCCGGTGACACCGGCCGTCGATGACGTGACGGCGGCGTGGTTGGTGAGTGTCGTTGCGACCGGAGCGCCGGCGTTGGCGCCGGTGAGGTCGTGCGCCTGGCCGTCGACGACGCCGGCGATCGCACCGGCCGCGTTCAGGTTGATCGTCGCGCCCGCGTCGATCGTGCCTTGCGCGCCGCCTTCGACCGCGATCGCGATGCCGTTCGCGCCGTTGACGTTGTAGATCGCGTTGCCGGTCGACAGCACGGTGCCGGCATCGGTCGCGAGCACGCCGTGCGCGCGCTGGCCGTTGACGTCGGTCGTCAGCGCGCCGGCCGTCGACGTACCCGTGTAGGCCGCGCCGCCCGCGACGCGGAACAGCGTCGAATCGTCGGTGTCGACGCTGAGGTGCTGCGCGGCGACGTTGATCTTCGAGCCCGCGCCATACGCATAGAAGCCGATCTGGCTGGTGCCCGACATGAAGGCCGGCACCGCGTTGGCGCCGACGTTGATCGTCGCGCCCGAGCGTGCGTGCACGCCGATCGCGCCGGTGCCCGTCAGGTTGAGCGCGCCGTTGAGCGTGGCCGTGGCGCTCGGCCCTTCGGCCCACACGCCATAGTTGCGCGTGCCCGAGGCCGGATCGAGGCCGCCGGCGACGTTGATCGTGCCGCTCGACAGGGCGGACGTTGCCTGCGCACCGGTGCCGACGACCATGATGCCGATACCGTTCACGCCGTTCAGCGTGATGGTGCCGGTATTGGTCACGGTCGCGGCCGTGTTGGCCGCGAGCATGCCGACGTTGGCGAGCGGCGTGCCGGACGCCGCGCCGTTGACGACGATCGTGCCTGCGTTGGTCAGCGTGCCGGAGGTCGAGCCGATGCTCGCCATCGCGGCGCCGTTTTGCGTCTGCGAGCCGATCACGATCGTGCCGAGGTTGCGCGCGGTGCCGGAATCGCCGAGCAGGATGCCGTATGCGTGCGCGGCGAGCGCGACGTCGTTTGCCGTTCCGCCGGGCGCGTACTGCGCCGAGCGGCCGAGGTAGATCGTGCCGCCGGCTTCGTTCGTGAAGCTGCCGCCGGCGACTAGGCCGCCGATCACCTGGCTGTCGAGCGTCGTCGCATTGACGCCGACGTTGATCGTGCCGGCGTTCGATGCCGTCGCGCCGCCTGTCACGGCGACCGCGTAGTTCTGCAGGTTCGGCTGGTTGCCGTCGAGCGTCCACGCGCCGACGTTCATCACGCCGTTGTTGACGAACGACGTGCCCGCGCCGTTCGCAAACACGCCGTTGCCTTCGGTGTACGCGTGGAAGTCGAAGTTGTTCGGCGGCGTGCTGCCGCTCGTGTCGAAGTCGTCGCCGGACGCGTACCCGGACGAGATCACGCCGTTGTTGACGCCGCTTGCACCGCTCAGCAGGCGTACCAGCGTGAAATCGCCCGACAGGCGCCCGTCGTTGATGAAGTGCGCGCCGTTTTCCGCGAGGACAGCCGAGCTCGAGACGATCGTGTTGGTGCCGCGGAAGTCGATCTGGCCGTCCTTGCCGATCTGCAGTGTCGCGTTCGCGCCCGTGCCGTGCATCGCCGACAGGAAATCGATCGGCAGCGTGTTCTTGTCGCCCGAGGACACGTTGTTCTGATACTGGAAGGTTTGCTGCGAGAACGTGACCGCCTGGCTGAACGCGCTGTCGTAGGCGGCCTGCGAGCCGAGCGCGCCGCTTTGCACCGAGCGCACGAGAAAGTCGTTGTACGCGGCGAGCGATGTGGCGTCGGTGACCTTCCACGTGCTGCCGTCGAACGCGGTGAAGGTGCCCGCGTAGGCCGGCACGTCGAGCTGGCGGCTGCCGATGGCGCCGCCGTTCGCGAGGTAGTCGCCGGTGGTGAACTGGATCTGGTTGCGCGAGTTCCAGTTGACGGTGCTCGTCGTGGCGCCCGTGCCGTCCGCGAAGGTCAGGTCGGTCCCCTTCGCGGCCATCGAGATCGCGTTGCCGGCTGCATCGGGCGCGTTCGCCGCATTGCCGATCGACACGTTGAGCGTACCGCCGGTGGCGGTGACGGTGCCGATGCGCGTGTTCACATACTGGTTGCCGTTCACGTCGTGGTAGACGGGCACCTCGGTCGCGCCGGCCGTCGACGCGGAGAACGCGGACGAGTCGTAGGTCGCGACCGACGTGCGGGTGCCGGTGATCGAATCGGGCGTGCTGACGCTGTGCGTCTTGCCGCCGAGCGACAGCAGCGGCTGGTTCGGGTTGCCCGACACGATGGTCGTGCTGCCGATCGGCGTGAGCGTGTAGCCCGGGTCGCCGCCGGCGCCGGTCCATGCACCCGACACGCCGACGGTGTCGCCACCCGAGACGGTGGCGGAGCCTGCCAGGTTGTCGTTGACCGTCGGGCTGAAACTGCCGGGCGCGCAGGTGCCGCCGTTCGCGACAGCCGTGCCGCCGCCGCAGGTCGATGCGTGCGCGGAACCGGCCGACAGCGCGGCCAGCAACGCGCCGAATGCCACGATGCGAAGCGAGGTCCGGTGCGTGGCCGCGTGTGCGGCGCGGTGGCGCGTGCCGGACGAACTACCCGAACGTTTGCCGCGCGCCCGTGCCGTTTCCGCAACCGCGACCCAGCAGCCGGTGGTCTCGCTCCATATCGATCGAAATGAATGATTCACGACAAGCCCCTCTCTCTTCTTTTGATGTGGTTTTCACTGCGGCGCAGTGAAATCGCAATCCGCGGTGGAGAATGGCGTGAATGGGTGTGCGGCGGCCGTGGCCGTTTCTCCACCAATCGCAATTCGTTACACCGAGGATGGGCGGAGTCTATTGATCGGGCGGGTGATGGATTGTCGGGAAGCTAACAAATGCGGCAATCATGCCGTTTTCATCGAATATATTTTGATTGTGTGATGAATCGAACTGAAAGCCTTGATGGATAAGGGTTTGGTGGATTTGAGCGATATCGATTCGCGATTGCTGGATCGGTGAGGTGGCGCACGGTTTTAGCCAGGCTGGTGCGTTAAAATACCGCTCCCGGATTATGTGCAGGCTGGACGTCGAATTTTGTTTTTTCTTTTGATTTATTTTCGTTTGAAGATAAATCAAATCGGGAAAATGTGGCGCGGCGTCGCTTCGATTTACCGGGCCGGGGTCCGGATGAAGCGAATTCGGCGCTCGGATGGGCGATTCGTTCCGATGGCGAACGTTACTGTATCGCCTGCGCACGACGCCACCGCCGCGATCGGGCGCGGCGAGCCTTCGATTTGCCGCGCAGTAGCGAAAAGATGAAGGGAAGAGGGCGCTGGCGCGCCGGGCTCAGAAGTCGATTGCGTCGTCGGAATCGACTTCTGCGGCCGTGGCGAGCGCCTCGCGTGCGTCGCGCGGCGCCGATGCCGACGCGTCGAGCGCCGGATTGCGCAGCTTCTCGAGCACGCGTTCGGGCACCGGGATCTGCATCCGTGCGGCGACGTCGCCGCACTGGAACATGATCAGCTCGCCCGGCTCGAATGCGGTCCAGACCTCGTTGTCCGTGAGCGGCTGCGTCGCGATCACCGCGACGCGATCCTCGGGCGTCGTGTATTTCGCGAAGTCGATCGACAGGTCTTCGTCGACGAGATGCGCGGTCGAGAACGGCCAGCGCCGCACGAGGTAGTGCAGCCGCGTCGAGCAGTGCGCGAACAGCGCCTGGCCGTTCGACATCAGGAAGTTGAACACGCCGTGATCGGTGATCCCGCGCGTCAGCTCGCCGACGCGCTCGAACAGTTCGGGCAACGGCGGCTGCGCGCCGGGGAATGCTGCGCGCAGTCCCTGCATCAGCACGCAGAATGCCTGTTCGCTGTCGGTCGTGCCGACCGGATGGTAGACGCTGCCGTCCATGTCCGGTGCGTAGTCCTGCAGGTCGCCGTTATGCGCGAAGATCCAGTGCCGGCCCCACAGCTCGCGCATGAACGGATGGCTGTTCTCGAGCAGGATGTGGCCTTGCGTCGCCTTGCGGATGTGCGCGATCGTGTTCTTGGACTTGATCGGGTAGCGCTTCACCATTTCGGCGATCGGCGACGTGGCCGAGGCCTGGTGATCGATGAACAGGCGGCAGGCTTTATCTTCGAAGAACGCGATGCCCCAGCCGTCGGCGTGGTGATCGGTGAGCCCGCCCCGGGCCGCGAAACCTGTGAAGGAGAATGTGACGTCCGTCGGCGCGGCGCAGTTCATTCCTAAGAGTTGGCACATTTTACTTGGGGCAGCAGGCTGAGGCGGGGGGTAACGAACCGGGCGAACCCCGGTACAATGCGGCTTCTAGCATATCACCGAGCCCTGAGCGGTAAAAAGCGGATTCCGCTGGCCAAAGGCCCCGTGTTGCGGTTTGCCGTCAGTCGGCCCGCGGCACGCGTGTTCCGGCCCCGCCGACGGCCAGCCCGTTCCTCACGACGCCTCCTATGACTGCCTCGAACGCTTCTTCCCCGGCGACGCTCTCGCTCGCCCGTCCCGACGACTGGCACCTGCACCTGCGAGACGGCGACATGCTGGCCGCCGTGCTGCCGCACACCGCACGCCAGTTCGGCCGTGCAATCGTCATGCCGAACCTGAAGCCGCCGGTGACGACCACCGCGCAGGCGCAGGCCTATCGCGAGCGCATCCTCGCCGCGCTGCCGGCCGGGATGACGTTCGAACCGCTGATGACGCTGTACCTGACCGACAACACGCCGCCCGACGAGATCCGCCGCGCGCGCGAAAGCGGCTTCGTGCACGGCGTGAAGCTGTATCCGGCCGGCGCGACGACGAATTCCGACCACGGCGTCACCGATCTCGCGAAATGCGCGAAGACGCTCGAGGCGATGCAGGAAACTGGCATGCCGCTGCTGGTGCACGGCGAAGTGACCGATGCGTCGATCGACCTGTTCGACCGCGAGAAGGTCTTCATCGACCGCGTGATGACGCCGCTGCGCCGCGATTTCCCGGGCCTGAAGGTCGTGTTCGAACACATCACGACGAAGGATGCGGCCGACTACGTGCGCGACGCCGACGCGGCGCCCGGCCTGCTCGGCGCGACGATCACCGCGCATCACCTGCTGTACAACCGCAATGCGCTGTTCGTCGGCGGGATTCGCCCGCATTACTACTGCCTGCCGGTGCTGAAGCGCGAGACGCATCGCGTCGCGCTCGTCGAGGCCGCGACGTCGGGCAACCCGCGCTTCTTCCTCGGTACCGACAGCGCGCCGCATGCGCGCGACGCGAAGGAAACCGCGTGCGGCTGCGCGGGCTGCTACACGGCGCTGCATGCGCTCGAACTGTATGCGGAAGCGTTCGACACGGCCGGCGCGCTCGACAAGCTGGAAGGCTTCGCGAGCTTCTTCGGCGCCGATTTCTACGGGCTGCCGCGCAGCGCCGAGACGGTCACGCTGCGTCGCGAGGCATGGGAGCTGCCGCGCGAGATCTTCGCAGGCGATACGCCCGTCGTGCCGCTGCGCGGCGGCGAGACGATCGGCTGGAAACTGGCGTGACGGTCGCACCGCCGAGCGCGCCCGGCCACACGGCCGGCCGCGCTCGGTGCTAGAATGCGCGTCGCAAAGCAGGCCAGGCAGTCGCGGCCTCGCCGCCTTCGGGCGCGCGGGGGCGAGGAAAGTCCGGACTCCACAGGGCAGGGTGATGGCTAACGGCCATCCGTGGCGACACGCGGAACAGGGCAACAGAAAGCAAACCGCCGATGGCCCGGCGCAAGCCGGGATCAGGTAAGGGTGAAACGGTGCGGTAAGAGCGCACCGCGGCGACGGCGACGTTCGCCGGCACGGTAACCTCCACCCGGAGCAATTCCAAGTAGGCAGGCGCGCATTTTCGGATGCAGGACGGGGCCCCCGTCTCGTCTGCGGGTAGGAAGCTTGAGCGCGTCAGCAATGGCGCGCCTAGAGGAATGGCTGCCACGCGTTGCGTGCTTCGGCGCGCAGCGTGCACAGAATCCGGCTTATCGGCCTGCTTTGCCGTTCGAATGCGAAAGGGCCGGCGTCTCCCCACGGAGCGCCGGCCCTTTTTTCATGCGCGCTCTTCATGCGCGCTCGCCGTGTGTTCAGGCGGCGACGATGTCGAACGAATGCGTGAGTTCGGCCGTCTTCGCGATCATGATCGACGCGGAGCAATACTTGTCGTGCGACAGGTTGATCGCGCGCTCGACCGTGGACGGGTTCAGGTTGCGCCCGGTGACGGTGAAGTGGAAGTGCACCTTCGTGAATACCTTCGGATCTTCGCTCGCGCGCTCGGCCTTCAGCGTGACCGAGCAGCCGCTGACTTCCTGGCGGCTCTTCTTCAGGATCAGCACGACGTCATAGGCCGTGCAGCCGCCGGTGCCGAGCAGCACCATTTCCATCGGGCGCGGCGCGAGGTTGTGGCCGCCGCCTTCGGGCGCGCCATCCATCGTGACGAGGTGGCCGCTGCCGGTCTCGGCGGAAAACGCCATGCCGTCCTGGCCCATCCAGCTTACTTTGCATTCCATGCTTGCACTCCAGCGTTGCCTGATTCGGATTCGATCCGGCATTGTAGCCCGCTGAGCAACGGTCGGCTGATGCGCTGCACGACGCGTAATGCCGGAGCCGCGCGAGCCGCGTGCCGGACGGCCAATTCCCGCTCGAATTTAGGGGTTTTGCTCTAGAAGAGGGCGGTTTCTGACCCCGTCA includes these proteins:
- a CDS encoding autotransporter outer membrane beta-barrel domain-containing protein; this translates as MNHSFRSIWSETTGCWVAVAETARARGKRSGSSSGTRHRAAHAATHRTSLRIVAFGALLAALSAGSAHASTCGGGTAVANGGTCAPGSFSPTVNDNLAGSATVSGGDTVGVSGAWTGAGGDPGYTLTPIGSTTIVSGNPNQPLLSLGGKTHSVSTPDSITGTRTSVATYDSSAFSASTAGATEVPVYHDVNGNQYVNTRIGTVTATGGTLNVSIGNAANAPDAAGNAISMAAKGTDLTFADGTGATTSTVNWNSRNQIQFTTGDYLANGGAIGSRQLDVPAYAGTFTAFDGSTWKVTDATSLAAYNDFLVRSVQSGALGSQAAYDSAFSQAVTFSQQTFQYQNNVSSGDKNTLPIDFLSAMHGTGANATLQIGKDGQIDFRGTNTIVSSSAVLAENGAHFINDGRLSGDFTLVRLLSGASGVNNGVISSGYASGDDFDTSGSTPPNNFDFHAYTEGNGVFANGAGTSFVNNGVMNVGAWTLDGNQPNLQNYAVAVTGGATASNAGTINVGVNATTLDSQVIGGLVAGGSFTNEAGGTIYLGRSAQYAPGGTANDVALAAHAYGILLGDSGTARNLGTIVIGSQTQNGAAMASIGSTSGTLTNAGTIVVNGAASGTPLANVGMLAANTAATVTNTGTITLNGVNGIGIMVVGTGAQATSALSSGTINVAGGLDPASGTRNYGVWAEGPSATATLNGALNLTGTGAIGVHARSGATINVGANAVPAFMSGTSQIGFYAYGAGSKINVAAQHLSVDTDDSTLFRVAGGAAYTGTSTAGALTTDVNGQRAHGVLATDAGTVLSTGNAIYNVNGANGIAIAVEGGAQGTIDAGATINLNAAGAIAGVVDGQAHDLTGANAGAPVATTLTNHAAVTSSTAGVTGFVAQNLGTLENRETVLLTGAGSTGVVIGTLGTASNASTIRVSDGTGALVQGASATLTNTGSIEADDGIAGVHLTGAGASVALSGAGTVIANGSADGVLIDSTVTGGGLAAGATSIAVGGSGKGIDNQGTNATIALSGTQIGTTGAGADGLSSTGAGARIAADAATVVRTTGDNARGFFVSGADSTLAANGTTVATTGAGSAAIVTTGGATALLSGTKITTSGTTADGLVAQNGGRIGDTGSTIASAAGNGATADSGGVLALTGTTLKGATAGVLTSDTLANGATSSVLVDGGSVTSATGPAFAARGGTADIAVRNGTVVTAGNGTLLDLSNGNHATFTASAVNLAGDIVSDASSTGNVFLANGTTLTGKIDPVALTIDNTSTWRMTGSSVLSSLNNAGLVAFAAPTGSPTLASSYKTLTTGSYVGNGGTIALNTFLGADASPTDRVIVNGGAASGTTGLKIANTAGTGAQTKGDGIPVVVTANGGTTTASAFQLAGPVQAGAYEYRLYRGGQSDANGWYLRSQLDPSDPGDPIHPSGGGDGGGNGNGNGGTLAYRPGVSGYALTPLLNADYGFSTLGKLHERVGDIYNLEKQQPGNRDGVWGRIGGQSLDANAGRFAADERTFFAQLGKDWTLDQAPNGGGSTHAGVTASIGVSNASFSDMARADTANLSTSTGSVEMHAQSLGGYWTKYLSDGTYFDSVGQVTHYGNRYRDSYGNEASQNGFGIALSQEVGKPFAIGALPVAVEPQAQLMYQYLKLNGFNDNVSAVSGTTTNALRGRVGVRIFRPNLQSDSGGGAATPYFTADVLHDFLSPGQTVVGGTPFATHLGRTWYELGVGVTAGFGKSGELYANAKIARNIGGDYRRGIVGQVGYRYSW
- the pyrC gene encoding dihydroorotase, with translation MTASNASSPATLSLARPDDWHLHLRDGDMLAAVLPHTARQFGRAIVMPNLKPPVTTTAQAQAYRERILAALPAGMTFEPLMTLYLTDNTPPDEIRRARESGFVHGVKLYPAGATTNSDHGVTDLAKCAKTLEAMQETGMPLLVHGEVTDASIDLFDREKVFIDRVMTPLRRDFPGLKVVFEHITTKDAADYVRDADAAPGLLGATITAHHLLYNRNALFVGGIRPHYYCLPVLKRETHRVALVEAATSGNPRFFLGTDSAPHARDAKETACGCAGCYTALHALELYAEAFDTAGALDKLEGFASFFGADFYGLPRSAETVTLRREAWELPREIFAGDTPVVPLRGGETIGWKLA
- a CDS encoding OsmC family protein, yielding MPDRIRIRQRWSASMECKVSWMGQDGMAFSAETGSGHLVTMDGAPEGGGHNLAPRPMEMVLLGTGGCTAYDVVLILKKSRQEVSGCSVTLKAERASEDPKVFTKVHFHFTVTGRNLNPSTVERAINLSHDKYCSASIMIAKTAELTHSFDIVAA
- a CDS encoding class II glutamine amidotransferase, producing the protein MCQLLGMNCAAPTDVTFSFTGFAARGGLTDHHADGWGIAFFEDKACRLFIDHQASATSPIAEMVKRYPIKSKNTIAHIRKATQGHILLENSHPFMRELWGRHWIFAHNGDLQDYAPDMDGSVYHPVGTTDSEQAFCVLMQGLRAAFPGAQPPLPELFERVGELTRGITDHGVFNFLMSNGQALFAHCSTRLHYLVRRWPFSTAHLVDEDLSIDFAKYTTPEDRVAVIATQPLTDNEVWTAFEPGELIMFQCGDVAARMQIPVPERVLEKLRNPALDASASAPRDAREALATAAEVDSDDAIDF